The following proteins come from a genomic window of Pararhodobacter sp.:
- a CDS encoding exodeoxyribonuclease VII small subunit has product MKPVAEMSFEEALRELEQVVSQLETGNVELEKSIDIYERGAELKKRCEAKLAQAQARIEQITLAENGTPNGTAPFDAK; this is encoded by the coding sequence ATGAAACCAGTCGCTGAAATGTCGTTTGAAGAGGCCCTGCGCGAGTTGGAACAGGTCGTCAGCCAGCTTGAAACCGGCAATGTCGAGCTGGAGAAATCCATCGACATCTATGAACGCGGCGCCGAGTTGAAAAAGCGTTGCGAGGCCAAGCTGGCGCAGGCGCAGGCGCGGATCGAGCAGATCACGCTGGCCGAAAACGGCACGCCCAACGGCACCGCGCCCTTCGACGC
- a CDS encoding histone deacetylase family protein, with the protein MSTAFFTDPACLTHVTPPGHPEQVARLRAILAALEAPEFAALDRRPSSAADVSEILRCHPQSYVDRIRAAIPAQGSHQLDADTHVSPGSWNAATGGLGAVLAALDTVIAGEAANAFAAIRPPGHHAETATPMGFCLFGTVAIAAKRALDHHGLNRVAVLDFDVHHGNGTQDLLWDEPRALFVSSHQFPLWPGTGRADEVGAHGNILNLPLPPETAGPGFRKAWEETAFPRLEAFRPDLILISAGFDAHAADPLAQLNLLEEDFIWITNRICDIADKHAGGRVVSALEGGYDLAALASSTAAHVKTLMERGA; encoded by the coding sequence ATGAGCACAGCATTTTTCACCGACCCCGCCTGTTTGACCCATGTCACACCCCCCGGCCACCCGGAGCAAGTAGCCCGGTTGCGTGCGATTCTGGCGGCCCTTGAGGCCCCTGAATTCGCCGCGCTTGATCGCCGCCCCAGCAGCGCCGCCGATGTCAGCGAGATCTTGCGCTGTCACCCGCAAAGCTATGTGGATCGCATCCGCGCCGCGATTCCGGCGCAGGGCTCGCATCAACTGGACGCCGACACCCATGTCTCGCCCGGTAGCTGGAATGCCGCGACCGGCGGTTTGGGCGCGGTTTTGGCCGCGTTAGACACGGTGATTGCCGGTGAGGCCGCGAACGCCTTTGCCGCCATTCGCCCGCCCGGCCATCACGCCGAAACCGCCACGCCGATGGGGTTCTGCCTGTTTGGCACGGTCGCCATCGCTGCCAAACGTGCGCTTGATCACCATGGGCTGAACCGCGTTGCAGTGCTGGATTTCGACGTGCACCACGGCAACGGCACGCAAGATCTGCTGTGGGATGAGCCGCGTGCGCTGTTCGTCTCCAGCCACCAGTTCCCCCTCTGGCCCGGCACGGGGCGCGCCGATGAGGTGGGGGCGCACGGCAACATCCTCAACCTGCCGCTGCCCCCCGAAACCGCAGGCCCCGGTTTCCGCAAAGCGTGGGAGGAGACCGCCTTCCCGCGTCTTGAGGCGTTCAGGCCAGACCTCATCCTGATTTCCGCCGGGTTTGACGCCCACGCCGCCGACCCGCTGGCGCAACTCAACCTGCTCGAGGAGGATTTCATCTGGATCACCAACCGCATTTGCGACATTGCCGACAAACACGCCGGTGGCCGGGTGGTCTCGGCCCTCGAAGGCGGGTATGATTTGGCGGCGTTGGCCTCCAGCACGGCGGCGCATGTCAAAACCTTGATGGAGCGGGGCGCATGA